A single Paenibacillus kribbensis DNA region contains:
- a CDS encoding cell wall hydrolase, translated as MKKRSILILSCACLLGTVLSVAPEQAQAQASALKKGVQSVRVLELQQQLHSLGYFKAGFTGYYGSLTSKAVARFQRDNGLTPDGVAGAATRAKLDSFGKVRLTALEQLARIIYSEARGESFEGQVAVGAVVLNRVQSSEFPSSIPDVILQPGQFTAVQDGQYRLKPNQTAYRAARQALNGADPTNGSLYYYNPAIATAKWSKSRPAVISLGRHTFTN; from the coding sequence ATGAAAAAACGATCTATTCTAATCTTGTCCTGCGCGTGTCTGCTGGGTACTGTCTTATCAGTGGCACCGGAGCAAGCACAAGCGCAAGCATCGGCGTTGAAGAAGGGGGTTCAGAGCGTTCGGGTGCTGGAGCTTCAGCAGCAGCTGCATTCGCTCGGTTATTTCAAGGCCGGTTTTACTGGGTACTATGGTTCTCTGACCAGTAAAGCAGTAGCCCGTTTTCAACGAGACAATGGTCTAACGCCTGATGGTGTAGCCGGAGCGGCTACACGAGCCAAGCTGGATTCCTTCGGCAAGGTGCGCTTAACCGCTTTGGAACAGTTGGCCCGTATCATTTATTCGGAGGCACGCGGAGAATCATTTGAAGGACAGGTGGCTGTTGGCGCTGTCGTATTAAACCGTGTACAGTCCAGTGAATTCCCAAGCTCCATTCCGGACGTTATTTTGCAGCCGGGTCAGTTCACCGCTGTACAGGATGGTCAATACCGCCTCAAGCCAAACCAGACCGCATACCGTGCGGCAAGACAAGCACTGAATGGTGCTGATCCGACGAATGGGTCCTTGTACTATTACAATCCGGCCATTGCCACAGCCAAATGGAGTAAAAGCCGTCCGGCTGTCATTTCGCTTGGCAGGCATACGTTTACGAATTAA
- a CDS encoding glycoside hydrolase family 28 protein has product MQAYNIVDYGAPQDGKTPATEAIANAIEAASNAGGGTVVIPSGTYVTGAIFFKSNIELHLSPGAILSFSTNPADYPVVESRWEGVQREVHASCIYGQNLENISVTGSGILEGNGQPWWEKHRNHPEELQYPRPKLISFDRCQRVTIKDIMLKNSPSWTINPIACYNVTIDNLSILNPADSPNTDGINPESCSNVRISNCNIDVGDDCIAIKAGTEDTQERIACENITITNCTMVHGHGGVVLGSEMSGDIRNVTISNCVFKQTDRGIRLKSRRGRGGIIEDIRVSNIVMEEVICPFILNLYYFCGPRGKDKYVWDKNPYPVTDETPCFRRIHFADITARQVHAAAGFLYGLAEQFIAEITFSNIDISMAKNAIPGRPAMMTGIEDMNNRGFYLGNVKDIRFQQVTIENHEGPAFYIENGEDVEINRCHSRNTARPEKLIEQVTVEPSSQNILN; this is encoded by the coding sequence ATGCAAGCGTATAACATTGTAGATTATGGAGCCCCTCAGGATGGTAAGACGCCAGCAACGGAAGCAATTGCGAATGCAATTGAAGCGGCCAGCAATGCCGGGGGAGGCACGGTTGTTATTCCCTCAGGTACGTACGTTACAGGAGCTATCTTTTTTAAAAGTAATATTGAACTGCATTTAAGCCCTGGAGCCATTCTTTCTTTCAGTACAAATCCGGCTGACTATCCTGTGGTGGAATCCAGATGGGAAGGGGTTCAGCGAGAAGTACATGCTTCATGTATATACGGGCAAAACCTCGAAAACATTTCAGTTACAGGCAGCGGAATCCTGGAGGGAAATGGTCAACCGTGGTGGGAAAAGCATCGAAACCATCCTGAGGAGCTACAGTATCCGAGACCGAAATTAATCAGCTTTGACCGTTGTCAGCGGGTCACCATTAAAGATATCATGCTGAAAAATTCCCCCAGCTGGACTATCAATCCCATCGCCTGCTACAACGTGACGATTGACAATTTGTCCATTCTTAACCCGGCAGACTCCCCCAATACCGATGGCATTAATCCCGAATCCTGTTCCAATGTTCGCATCAGCAACTGCAATATCGATGTGGGCGATGACTGTATTGCGATCAAAGCAGGAACCGAAGATACGCAGGAGCGGATTGCTTGCGAAAATATTACGATTACCAATTGCACGATGGTGCATGGACATGGTGGTGTCGTATTAGGAAGCGAAATGAGCGGAGACATCCGTAATGTTACGATCAGCAATTGCGTGTTCAAGCAAACAGATCGGGGCATACGCTTGAAATCCAGACGGGGACGCGGTGGAATCATCGAGGATATTCGCGTCAGCAACATTGTGATGGAGGAGGTCATTTGTCCATTTATTCTGAACCTGTATTATTTCTGCGGACCTCGTGGCAAGGACAAATATGTCTGGGACAAAAATCCCTATCCGGTTACCGATGAAACTCCGTGCTTTAGAAGAATCCATTTTGCTGATATCACGGCACGTCAGGTTCATGCGGCAGCCGGGTTCCTGTACGGACTTGCAGAGCAATTCATTGCTGAAATTACATTTTCCAATATAGATATTTCCATGGCGAAAAATGCGATTCCCGGTCGTCCTGCCATGATGACAGGGATCGAGGACATGAATAATCGTGGCTTCTATCTGGGGAATGTGAAAGATATCCGTTTCCAGCAGGTGACGATTGAGAATCATGAGGGTCCTGCCTTCTACATTGAAAATGGGGAAGATGTTGAAATCAATCGCTGCCATTCCAGGAATACAGCCCGGCCAGAAAAGCTGATAGAACAAGTAACTGTGGAGCCTTCCAGCCAAAATATTTTGAATTAG
- a CDS encoding cupin domain-containing protein — protein MNSYVDYTSPSVQFTYDLSDNILFQKDAQNSISELSIQQLNTLANVSLLEIRLSTANVIEPHYHQNATELVYCVTGAVTVSLINPFTSELRHFPITPGQVANVPQGWWHYLVATVDNTHLLTIFNAPIPEFILGSDVLRLTPSNILAHTYCLNENKIQDALSPIKKPVLIGPPKDCKQQPLQKPGIHVRLADTVAHHQPTPERSYAYTSGYPGFSFNPYQN, from the coding sequence GTGAATTCATATGTGGATTACACCTCTCCCTCCGTACAATTTACCTATGATTTAAGCGATAATATCTTGTTTCAAAAGGATGCTCAAAACTCAATTAGCGAGCTTTCGATCCAGCAACTGAATACGTTGGCCAATGTATCGTTGCTAGAGATCCGTCTCAGTACGGCAAATGTGATAGAGCCCCATTACCATCAAAATGCTACAGAATTGGTATACTGCGTCACTGGAGCAGTAACGGTCTCGCTGATTAATCCGTTTACCAGCGAGTTGCGACATTTCCCGATTACACCTGGTCAGGTGGCTAACGTCCCTCAGGGATGGTGGCATTATCTCGTTGCTACGGTGGACAACACTCATTTGCTAACCATTTTTAATGCCCCCATCCCTGAATTCATTCTTGGCTCCGACGTCTTGCGGCTAACGCCAAGTAATATCCTGGCTCATACGTACTGCCTGAATGAGAATAAAATTCAAGATGCGCTCAGCCCTATTAAAAAGCCCGTCCTCATCGGCCCTCCCAAGGATTGCAAGCAGCAGCCGCTTCAAAAACCGGGCATACATGTGAGACTTGCCGATACTGTGGCACATCATCAACCCACCCCCGAAAGAAGCTACGCATATACAAGCGGATACCCCGGTTTTTCCTTTAATCCCTATCAAAATTAG
- a CDS encoding dienelactone hydrolase family protein has protein sequence MDRLQALLGDLPEDRPVTATVLNQEEQEGYRLECLLLDLNGIEPVPAYVATPLQGDGPFPLVIFNHSHGGNYTNGRKELIQSSSYLQQPSFAETLTDMGYCVCCIDMWGFNERGGKTESELVKEMLWQGQVLWGMMLYDNRSLLDYMCQREDIDASRIATIGMSMGGLMAWWLAALDERIQVTIDICGQVDAHTLIAKRGLDHHGFYSYVPGLLKHFTTLDIQKRIVPRPRMSITGQNDRMCPIEGVEHLAKGLLEAYKEAGHPEHWQPVIAGGGHMETLEMRMAWQTFLAEHL, from the coding sequence GTGGATAGGCTGCAAGCATTGTTAGGAGATCTTCCGGAAGATCGGCCTGTGACAGCAACTGTGCTGAACCAAGAGGAGCAGGAGGGATATCGACTGGAATGTCTCCTGCTGGACTTGAATGGGATCGAGCCTGTACCCGCTTATGTAGCCACCCCCTTACAGGGGGACGGCCCGTTTCCACTGGTCATTTTCAACCATTCGCATGGGGGCAATTATACGAACGGACGCAAAGAATTGATCCAGAGCAGTTCTTATTTGCAGCAGCCCTCGTTTGCTGAAACCCTGACAGACATGGGGTATTGTGTATGCTGTATTGACATGTGGGGATTTAATGAGCGCGGGGGGAAAACCGAGAGTGAGCTGGTCAAGGAGATGCTCTGGCAGGGGCAGGTGCTGTGGGGCATGATGCTTTACGATAACCGTAGCTTATTGGATTATATGTGCCAGCGTGAGGACATTGATGCTTCCCGCATTGCAACGATCGGCATGTCAATGGGTGGACTTATGGCCTGGTGGCTGGCTGCCCTGGATGAACGGATACAGGTCACCATTGATATTTGCGGACAGGTCGATGCCCATACGCTGATCGCCAAAAGAGGCCTGGATCATCACGGTTTCTATTCCTATGTCCCCGGCTTGTTAAAGCATTTTACGACCCTGGATATTCAAAAACGGATTGTCCCTCGTCCGCGTATGAGTATAACAGGCCAAAATGACCGGATGTGTCCGATTGAAGGGGTTGAGCATTTGGCAAAAGGACTGCTGGAAGCGTACAAAGAAGCGGGTCACCCTGAGCATTGGCAGCCTGTGATTGCGGGCGGCGGACATATGGAGACGCTGGAAATGCGAATGGCGTGGCAAACTTTTTTAGCCGAGCACTTGTAA
- a CDS encoding YeiH family protein encodes MSSHTKYIKLSSNRGRWIQCVLGIVLTMIFALAGYALNELPGFHYVGPLACAMFLAVLYRQLQGYPEAVRPGVEFSAKKLLRGAIVLYGLKLNMDVVIHQGLGLLLRDVGIVIFSILFTIGLAKRFKADASLSLLLGIGTGVCGAAAIAAVSPLLKSKDEDTAIGAGLIALVGTVFAILFTVLRPWIPLTDIQYGIWSGSSLHEIAHVALAAASGGQDALAVGLLAKLGRVFLLIPLSFILMYWMKRTGKLSSEAKVEFPWFLIGFIATSMLGSYVFGKYIIVPARLMNGLSQVTAFMLTMAMVGMGLNVSFKAFREKALLPLLVLSITSIMLVGLTYLTV; translated from the coding sequence ATGAGCAGTCATACAAAATACATCAAATTATCATCAAACAGAGGGCGATGGATTCAATGTGTACTAGGCATCGTGCTAACGATGATATTCGCATTGGCAGGCTACGCGCTGAACGAATTGCCGGGTTTTCATTATGTTGGCCCATTGGCTTGCGCCATGTTTCTTGCTGTCCTGTATCGGCAGTTGCAGGGGTATCCTGAAGCTGTACGCCCAGGGGTTGAGTTTTCGGCTAAAAAACTGCTGCGAGGAGCTATTGTGCTTTATGGGCTAAAGCTTAATATGGATGTTGTCATTCATCAGGGCCTGGGTTTACTTTTGCGTGATGTAGGCATTGTTATATTTTCTATCTTGTTTACGATTGGGCTGGCCAAACGTTTCAAGGCAGATGCTTCGCTGTCGCTTCTTCTTGGTATTGGAACGGGAGTTTGTGGTGCAGCAGCCATTGCGGCTGTTTCCCCCTTGCTGAAATCCAAAGACGAGGATACGGCCATTGGAGCTGGATTAATCGCTTTGGTTGGAACGGTATTTGCCATTTTGTTTACAGTGCTTCGTCCCTGGATTCCTTTGACGGATATACAGTACGGAATCTGGTCGGGAAGCAGTCTGCATGAAATTGCACATGTGGCCTTAGCTGCGGCGTCTGGCGGACAGGATGCTCTTGCGGTGGGCCTGTTGGCCAAACTGGGGCGTGTCTTTTTACTAATACCGCTCAGCTTTATTTTAATGTACTGGATGAAACGTACGGGGAAGCTCAGTTCCGAAGCAAAAGTAGAGTTCCCTTGGTTCCTCATTGGTTTTATCGCTACAAGTATGCTGGGCAGCTATGTTTTTGGAAAATACATTATAGTACCTGCAAGACTAATGAACGGACTTTCCCAAGTTACTGCATTTATGCTAACGATGGCCATGGTAGGCATGGGGCTGAATGTAAGCTTTAAGGCTTTTCGGGAGAAAGCGCTGCTTCCCTTACTGGTACTATCTATCACTTCGATCATGCTTGTAGGTTTAACCTATTTAACGGTGTGA
- a CDS encoding DUF2642 domain-containing protein yields the protein MNSNQAFSYSTNQPFPHHLTPHHVVVYPVDPCVVEALRSAIGSYVVLETTRGRIEGCVVDCKPDHVVLDVHGKKFFVRICEIVWIMPH from the coding sequence TTGAATTCGAATCAAGCGTTCAGTTACAGCACCAATCAACCTTTTCCCCATCACCTTACCCCTCACCATGTGGTGGTATACCCTGTAGACCCATGTGTAGTTGAAGCATTGAGATCCGCGATCGGCAGTTATGTTGTGCTTGAGACCACACGCGGCAGGATTGAGGGATGCGTAGTGGATTGTAAACCTGACCATGTCGTTTTGGATGTACATGGAAAGAAATTCTTTGTCCGTATCTGCGAAATCGTATGGATTATGCCCCACTAA
- a CDS encoding glycoside hydrolase family 43 protein, with amino-acid sequence MMIQNPILKGFNPDPCIIRTEDTYYIAVSSFEWLPGVRVYQSQDLAYWEHCTDILTDQVDLRGNPKNCSIWAPQLSYADNLFYLLYTDVKSTKRPFKDVHNFVMTAPTIQGPWSDPVYLNSSGFDPSLFHDEDGRKWLLNAVWDYRMLESNKSSGIVMQEYDSRQQQLIGEPVKIFDCTPLKKTEAPHIYKHNGYYYLITAEGGTGTGHAVTVARSKQIDGPYEVDPHNPMLTSRDQPQYPLQCAGHGSLVQTPDGEWYMAHLCTRPVEGKYAILGRETALQQVHWDDEGWLRLTAGGHTPQLEVPAPKGTFSVKQEQGYIFEDFFEGPALDKTWNTLRILADDSWCSLSQRPGYLRIRAGESIQSLFQHHVLAIRQTDHHFRAETALEYQPVSYLQMAGLLLYLNEEDYLYAYVSYEEGQGKVLRMMRCEANSFTLVPRAITLQDGLPVHLAVEVHASQAQFYYGVGDEPVRTRLFEIQDISFLSGGFTGNFVGIAAHDMQQFQGSYADFSHFLYHGKDHL; translated from the coding sequence ATGATGATCCAAAATCCCATATTAAAAGGCTTTAATCCCGATCCATGTATTATACGTACCGAGGATACTTACTATATCGCGGTGTCATCATTTGAGTGGCTGCCCGGCGTACGGGTGTATCAGTCCCAAGATTTGGCTTATTGGGAGCATTGTACGGATATTTTGACCGATCAGGTTGATTTAAGAGGAAACCCGAAAAATTGCAGTATTTGGGCGCCGCAGTTGAGCTACGCGGATAACCTTTTTTATCTGCTCTATACGGATGTGAAAAGCACCAAGCGTCCGTTCAAGGACGTTCATAATTTTGTGATGACAGCACCTACCATCCAGGGACCGTGGTCGGACCCGGTGTATCTCAACAGCAGCGGATTCGATCCGTCTTTATTTCACGATGAGGATGGACGCAAATGGCTGTTGAATGCGGTGTGGGATTACCGCATGCTGGAAAGCAATAAATCTTCGGGGATTGTCATGCAGGAATATGATAGCAGGCAGCAACAGCTCATTGGCGAGCCTGTTAAAATTTTTGATTGTACTCCTTTGAAGAAAACCGAAGCGCCTCATATCTATAAACACAACGGATATTATTACCTTATTACAGCGGAGGGCGGAACGGGTACGGGACATGCGGTTACCGTAGCCCGCTCGAAGCAGATAGACGGGCCGTATGAAGTGGACCCGCATAACCCGATGCTTACGTCGCGTGATCAGCCTCAGTATCCTTTGCAATGTGCAGGGCATGGCAGTCTTGTACAAACACCGGACGGCGAATGGTACATGGCGCATTTGTGTACACGTCCTGTGGAAGGGAAATATGCCATTTTGGGGCGGGAAACAGCCTTGCAGCAGGTGCACTGGGATGATGAAGGCTGGCTGCGATTAACCGCTGGAGGCCATACACCTCAACTGGAGGTGCCTGCACCTAAAGGGACGTTCTCTGTCAAGCAAGAGCAAGGCTATATATTTGAAGATTTTTTCGAGGGACCTGCTTTGGATAAAACGTGGAATACACTGCGCATACTGGCAGACGATAGCTGGTGTTCGCTGAGCCAGCGTCCCGGCTATCTTCGAATTCGGGCTGGAGAATCGATACAAAGCCTGTTCCAGCATCACGTGCTGGCCATTCGGCAAACGGATCATCATTTCCGGGCAGAAACAGCCCTGGAGTATCAGCCTGTAAGCTATTTGCAAATGGCGGGGCTTTTGCTGTATCTCAACGAAGAGGATTATTTATATGCGTATGTTAGCTATGAAGAGGGGCAAGGAAAAGTGCTGCGCATGATGCGGTGTGAAGCTAATTCATTTACATTAGTTCCGCGGGCGATTACGCTTCAGGATGGTCTTCCTGTACATTTGGCTGTGGAAGTTCATGCATCCCAAGCGCAATTTTATTATGGAGTCGGAGACGAACCTGTCCGGACGCGACTTTTTGAAATACAAGATATCAGCTTTTTATCCGGTGGATTTACAGGGAACTTTGTAGGTATTGCCGCCCATGATATGCAACAATTTCAAGGCAGCTACGCTGATTTCTCCCATTTCCTGTATCATGGAAAAGATCATCTCTAA
- a CDS encoding LysR family transcriptional regulator: MDQSLIVFVMVVDKQNFTRAAEALHMTQPAVSQYIQTLERAVGARLLERSNKYVRLTKAGEIVYHHAQEIIRMNARMQYLVDELMNTAQGNLSIGASYTYGEYVLPHVIGKMRVQYPLIQPSITIGNTQEIERLAIRNQLDVGIIEGEFQHDHLYIESFADDEMVIVAPPNHHLAGKPQVDLSELQQEIWILREEGSGTREAAERMFAQFQFSPSHMMDFGSTQIIKESVEAGLGISLLSQWVIQKELTLGTLKILNIHDLPVIRKFSFLTPSAVFETKATSVFLEILRGYSVKKLGSNKKSTDQVL, encoded by the coding sequence TTGGATCAATCTTTAATCGTATTTGTTATGGTCGTGGACAAACAAAACTTCACACGAGCTGCTGAAGCATTGCACATGACTCAGCCTGCTGTAAGTCAATATATTCAAACGCTGGAGCGAGCCGTAGGAGCGCGGCTTTTGGAACGGAGCAATAAATATGTGCGCTTAACCAAAGCAGGTGAAATTGTGTATCATCATGCCCAGGAGATCATCCGCATGAACGCCCGAATGCAGTATTTGGTGGACGAGCTGATGAATACAGCACAAGGGAACCTGTCTATCGGTGCAAGCTACACGTATGGCGAGTACGTGCTGCCGCATGTGATTGGCAAAATGAGAGTACAATATCCGCTCATTCAGCCCTCCATTACTATTGGCAACACCCAAGAAATTGAAAGACTGGCTATCCGCAATCAACTGGATGTAGGAATTATTGAAGGAGAATTTCAGCATGATCATTTGTATATTGAATCATTTGCTGATGATGAAATGGTTATCGTCGCTCCACCAAATCACCATTTGGCTGGCAAACCTCAAGTGGATTTGAGCGAGCTGCAACAGGAGATCTGGATTCTGCGCGAAGAAGGCTCTGGGACCCGGGAAGCAGCTGAAAGGATGTTTGCACAGTTTCAATTTTCCCCTTCTCATATGATGGATTTTGGCAGCACACAGATCATCAAGGAGTCTGTAGAAGCAGGCTTGGGGATTTCGCTTCTGTCCCAATGGGTCATTCAGAAGGAACTCACTTTAGGCACATTAAAAATATTAAATATCCATGATCTCCCGGTTATTCGGAAATTTTCTTTTCTGACCCCTTCTGCGGTATTTGAGACCAAAGCGACCAGCGTTTTTTTGGAGATTTTGCGGGGATACAGCGTAAAAAAACTCGGAAGCAACAAAAAAAGCACCGACCAGGTGCTTTAA
- a CDS encoding pectinesterase family protein yields the protein MLVGKESFCDFHTIQEAIAVLEQLPSNEMETLTILSGTYEEEVRIYRSNLHIIGIGQVDIRMNRYARERDEAGEEIGTFATPTLFLGGSHLILENLTISNTAGQGEAIGQAVAVYAHCDKTVFRNCTFKGHQDTLFTGPLPPAPKERLKFGGIPLREHHAHYRQLYQHCYIEGTVDFIFGGATAYFEDCEIHSLRHHENQTSYVTAASTPQGKAYGYVFHRCCLTAEPDITPVFLGRPWREYAKTVFVDCKMGKHIDPRGWDNWDNPANEKTVCYQEYGVPDVALLRSQRVPWADCFEAGTEVWGKEQVFDGVAFWKQGEVVSHDDPKSHIKRL from the coding sequence ATGCTGGTAGGAAAAGAGTCCTTTTGTGATTTCCATACGATTCAGGAAGCGATTGCGGTATTGGAGCAGCTGCCTTCCAATGAAATGGAAACGCTAACTATTTTATCGGGTACCTATGAGGAAGAGGTGCGGATTTACCGTTCCAATCTACATATCATAGGTATCGGACAGGTCGACATCCGTATGAATCGGTACGCCAGGGAGCGGGATGAAGCAGGCGAGGAAATAGGCACCTTTGCGACACCTACTTTATTTTTGGGCGGCAGCCATCTGATCCTGGAAAATCTCACAATTTCCAACACGGCCGGACAGGGAGAAGCCATTGGGCAGGCCGTTGCCGTGTATGCTCATTGTGATAAAACCGTGTTTAGAAACTGTACCTTTAAAGGGCACCAGGACACGTTATTTACAGGTCCTCTGCCTCCAGCCCCGAAGGAGCGCTTAAAGTTTGGCGGCATCCCTTTGAGAGAGCATCATGCTCACTATCGCCAGCTTTATCAGCATTGCTATATTGAGGGGACGGTGGATTTTATTTTTGGCGGGGCTACCGCTTATTTTGAGGATTGTGAAATTCACAGTTTGCGCCATCATGAGAACCAAACGAGCTACGTCACAGCCGCCTCTACACCACAAGGGAAAGCGTACGGTTATGTATTCCACCGCTGCTGTTTAACCGCAGAGCCTGATATTACCCCGGTATTTTTGGGACGTCCATGGCGTGAGTATGCCAAGACGGTGTTTGTCGATTGTAAAATGGGCAAGCATATTGATCCACGCGGCTGGGACAATTGGGACAATCCAGCGAATGAGAAAACCGTGTGTTATCAGGAATACGGTGTACCCGATGTTGCTTTGCTGCGCAGCCAGCGCGTTCCGTGGGCGGATTGTTTTGAAGCGGGAACAGAGGTGTGGGGCAAGGAGCAGGTTTTTGATGGAGTTGCATTTTGGAAGCAAGGAGAAGTGGTGTCTCATGATGATCCAAAATCCCATATTAAAAGGCTTTAA
- a CDS encoding GH25 family lysozyme, translating to MKNIRWFAFLFLFLLLFPEESHAASSSSHIQLDGKDISAAEGVQIQEVKGNVLVPLRLIVEELGYKVNWEPRTSTVTIQNQNKNQNLSLQVNNPIATVNGRQMGLAVAPLLTGGTTYVPIRFVSEQTGIDVNWNSKLKTVILTTPATSNGNSESTRGSSVTQTATNAEESARAAISQISFTNHQLTIAVNGKVTPKVTTLTNADRIVVDIPDSKLSDDFLSSQPLDRGGQGAFPVTDDPDVSQVRYSIFSTNPASVRIVVDLNSSTSYHVQNADDGKVVIALDQKTEEAIPAGPDTPITAAEPSIASDGHAQGIDVSHYNGNIDWQQVAAAGKTFAFIKATEGTKYQDSQFLANVQGARDANILVGAYHFLNATTADGARQEAANFARAIDSAGGRLDLPPVLDYENNPKNLTPAQISEVAHAFLDEMEKLTGRQPIVYTGNVFASKFDPTFSMYKLWVARYSTTQKPTAVPAWNSWWAWQYSSTGSVPGINGAVDLDEYNGTIDELRSSLAAELE from the coding sequence ATGAAGAACATTCGTTGGTTTGCTTTTCTGTTTTTATTTTTACTCCTATTTCCAGAAGAAAGCCACGCTGCATCTTCAAGCTCACATATTCAGTTGGACGGTAAAGATATAAGTGCTGCAGAGGGAGTTCAGATTCAGGAAGTAAAGGGTAATGTGCTGGTCCCACTTCGTCTCATTGTGGAGGAATTAGGTTATAAGGTCAACTGGGAGCCCAGGACAAGCACTGTAACTATACAGAATCAAAATAAGAATCAGAATCTCAGTCTTCAGGTCAATAATCCCATTGCTACTGTTAACGGACGACAAATGGGATTAGCAGTAGCTCCATTGCTTACAGGAGGTACGACCTATGTTCCGATTCGCTTTGTGTCTGAACAGACGGGAATTGATGTGAACTGGAACAGCAAGCTTAAAACAGTGATCCTGACTACTCCAGCTACCTCAAACGGAAATAGCGAGTCTACCCGCGGCAGCTCTGTCACTCAGACTGCTACGAATGCAGAGGAGAGTGCACGTGCGGCTATCAGCCAAATTAGCTTCACTAATCATCAGCTAACCATTGCGGTGAATGGAAAAGTAACCCCCAAAGTAACTACGTTAACTAACGCAGATCGTATTGTGGTAGATATTCCTGATTCAAAGCTCTCTGATGATTTTCTATCATCGCAACCTTTGGATAGAGGCGGACAAGGGGCTTTCCCAGTCACCGATGATCCGGACGTGTCACAGGTCAGATACTCTATCTTTAGTACAAATCCCGCTTCAGTACGCATTGTGGTAGATCTGAATAGCAGCACATCTTATCATGTACAAAATGCGGATGACGGTAAGGTTGTTATAGCATTGGATCAGAAAACAGAGGAGGCGATACCTGCCGGGCCAGATACACCTATTACAGCAGCTGAGCCTTCGATTGCTTCCGACGGACATGCGCAGGGGATTGACGTTTCCCACTACAATGGCAATATTGATTGGCAGCAAGTGGCGGCGGCAGGCAAGACTTTCGCTTTCATTAAAGCAACGGAAGGGACCAAATATCAAGATAGTCAATTTTTAGCGAATGTCCAGGGGGCCAGAGATGCCAACATATTGGTTGGTGCTTACCACTTTTTGAACGCGACTACTGCGGATGGGGCTCGTCAGGAAGCTGCTAATTTTGCCAGGGCTATAGATTCAGCAGGAGGTAGGCTGGATCTGCCTCCTGTGCTTGATTATGAAAATAATCCCAAAAATCTTACTCCCGCACAAATTAGTGAAGTGGCTCATGCTTTTTTGGATGAAATGGAGAAGCTTACCGGGCGTCAGCCGATCGTATACACAGGCAATGTGTTTGCCTCCAAGTTTGACCCTACATTTTCTATGTATAAACTTTGGGTAGCCAGATACAGCACTACGCAAAAGCCGACGGCAGTTCCAGCCTGGAACAGCTGGTGGGCTTGGCAATACAGCAGCACTGGAAGTGTCCCGGGTATTAATGGCGCAGTGGATTTGGATGAATATAACGGAACGATCGATGAATTGCGTTCTTCACTGGCGGCAGAGCTTGAATAA